In a single window of the Acidobacteriota bacterium genome:
- a CDS encoding rod shape-determining protein — MAFKSLFSLFSSDLAIDLGTANTLVYAKGRGIVVSEPSIVAINKVTNQVEAVGRDAKEMLGRTPGNIVAIRPMKDGVIANFEVTEKMLQHFIRKAHNGKSWVRPRVVIGIPSEITQVERRAVEDSAYRAKASEVYLVEEAMASAIGAGLPITEPHGNMVVDIGGGTTDIAVISLSGIVYSRAVRVAGNEMDEAITQYIKRKYNLLIGERTAEAIKIALGSAYPLEEKLTMDVRGRNLIEGIPKTVTMTDEEIREALTDSVSTIINAVRVALERTPPELSADIVERGIVLTGGGALLKNLDKRLMIETGLPVTLADDPLSSVVLGTGKMLSDFELLKRVRWDNSLMTGT; from the coding sequence ATGGCATTCAAGTCCCTTTTCAGTCTGTTTTCCAGCGATCTCGCGATCGATCTGGGCACCGCGAACACGCTCGTTTATGCGAAAGGCCGCGGTATCGTAGTTTCAGAACCCTCCATAGTGGCCATCAATAAGGTCACGAATCAGGTCGAGGCCGTCGGCCGCGACGCGAAGGAGATGCTTGGCCGCACGCCCGGCAACATCGTCGCGATCCGCCCGATGAAGGACGGTGTGATCGCTAATTTCGAGGTAACGGAAAAAATGCTCCAGCATTTCATCCGCAAGGCCCATAATGGCAAATCGTGGGTGCGCCCGCGTGTGGTCATCGGCATTCCGTCCGAGATCACACAGGTAGAACGCCGTGCTGTTGAGGATTCCGCCTATCGAGCGAAAGCATCGGAGGTCTATCTGGTTGAGGAAGCGATGGCTTCGGCTATCGGTGCCGGGCTGCCTATCACAGAGCCGCACGGCAATATGGTCGTCGATATCGGCGGCGGCACGACGGATATCGCGGTCATTTCGCTGTCAGGTATCGTTTATTCGCGTGCTGTCCGCGTCGCCGGAAACGAGATGGACGAGGCGATCACGCAATACATCAAACGCAAATACAATCTGCTGATCGGCGAACGAACGGCTGAGGCGATCAAGATCGCTCTCGGCAGTGCATATCCGCTCGAAGAAAAGCTGACGATGGACGTACGCGGGCGAAACCTGATCGAGGGAATTCCCAAGACGGTCACGATGACCGACGAAGAGATCCGCGAGGCTCTCACGGATTCGGTTTCGACCATCATCAACGCCGTCCGCGTCGCCCTCGAACGTACGCCGCCCGAACTCTCTGCCGACATCGTCGAACGCGGCATCGTTCTTACAGGCGGCGGAGCGTTGCTGAAAAATCTCGACAAGCGTCTGATGATCGAGACGGGGCTGCCCGTTACTCTCGCTGACGATCCGCTCTCCTCGGTCGTGCTCGGCACCGGCAAGATGCTCTCTGATTTCGAACTTCTTAAGCGTGTCAGGTGGGACAATTCATTGATGACAGGCACTTAG
- the mreC gene encoding rod shape-determining protein MreC, whose amino-acid sequence MVERSQTEVWRMAPWLMLALLFINFALMALDARDRTTGQWVVRAWAQTAADFVQSPVTTITSSISNYFTSISNLRSAQDENTILKERIQELEVEIRQKEDLAAENRRLLSLLDLKEQTQYRVLTARIIGRDPSAWFDSSIINRGSLDGVKLNMPIVTGGGLVGRVTAVSPLTAQVDLITRDKSGVGAVVGEIGGSNALGVVSGTSKKDLLEMRYVSGSIEVSVGQIVYTTGQDGIFPAGLKIGEIVNIVPGSATTPHQIQIRPAARLDSMQEVGILLYEPPEKTEFEQKLPNAVKRR is encoded by the coding sequence ATGGTTGAGCGCAGTCAAACCGAAGTATGGCGAATGGCTCCCTGGCTGATGCTCGCCTTGCTTTTCATAAATTTCGCATTGATGGCTCTGGATGCTCGCGACCGGACGACCGGCCAATGGGTCGTGCGTGCATGGGCGCAGACCGCAGCGGATTTTGTGCAGTCGCCGGTGACGACCATTACATCATCGATCTCAAACTACTTTACGTCGATCTCCAACCTGCGTTCTGCTCAGGATGAGAACACCATCTTAAAAGAGCGCATTCAGGAACTGGAAGTCGAAATACGTCAAAAAGAGGACCTTGCCGCGGAAAACCGCCGGCTGCTTTCGCTCCTTGACCTAAAAGAACAGACGCAATACCGCGTGTTGACCGCACGCATAATCGGCCGCGACCCGTCCGCTTGGTTCGATTCGTCGATCATAAACCGCGGCAGCCTGGACGGCGTTAAGCTGAACATGCCTATCGTAACGGGCGGCGGGCTGGTGGGCCGCGTAACGGCGGTCAGCCCTCTTACCGCACAGGTCGATCTGATAACGCGCGATAAATCCGGCGTCGGTGCCGTAGTTGGCGAGATCGGCGGGTCAAACGCTCTCGGCGTCGTATCGGGAACCAGCAAAAAGGACCTGCTGGAAATGAGATACGTCAGCGGCAGCATCGAGGTCAGCGTCGGACAGATCGTCTACACGACCGGGCAGGACGGTATTTTCCCTGCGGGGCTGAAGATCGGCGAGATAGTCAATATCGTTCCGGGCTCCGCAACGACGCCGCATCAGATACAGATCAGGCCGGCGGCACGGCTGGATTCGATGCAGGAGGTCGGGATCCTGCTTTACGAGCCGCCGGAGAAAACCGAATTTGAACAAAAGTTGCCCAACGCCGTGAAGCGTAGGTAA
- the mreD gene encoding rod shape-determining protein MreD, whose amino-acid sequence MEGVRLTIALIVAVALQWTLRNVFEPLMYIDLPLIVIVYAAVGRNTMRALIFGTAAGLAVDALSGGLLGAGAFAKTLVAYIVSEIARRVYLDNVLLRIPVLAGACIFDDLTVYVLHNMFGQPPVGDLLVTAAYSLIGTTVVGTMIFLMLQSFSGTTPRTRKSDYFPARRHTRRRNPIRLGRR is encoded by the coding sequence GTGGAAGGAGTACGCCTAACAATTGCATTGATCGTCGCGGTTGCGCTGCAGTGGACGCTGCGCAACGTGTTCGAACCGTTGATGTACATCGATCTGCCGCTGATCGTGATCGTTTACGCGGCGGTTGGCCGCAACACGATGCGGGCGCTCATTTTCGGGACGGCTGCCGGACTCGCGGTGGACGCGCTTAGCGGGGGGCTGCTCGGTGCAGGTGCTTTTGCCAAGACACTGGTCGCCTACATTGTCAGCGAGATCGCACGCAGGGTCTATTTGGACAACGTTCTTTTGCGTATTCCCGTCCTAGCAGGTGCGTGCATTTTTGATGACCTGACCGTTTACGTCCTTCATAATATGTTCGGACAGCCTCCCGTTGGCGACCTGTTGGTCACAGCGGCATATTCGCTGATCGGGACGACAGTGGTCGGCACGATGATCTTTCTGATGCTCCAGAGCTTTTCGGGTACCACGCCGCGAACGCGGAAAAGCGATTACTTTCCCGCACGCAGGCATACCCGTAGACGAAACCCGATACGCCTGGGCAGGAGATAG
- the mrdA gene encoding penicillin-binding protein 2: protein MKIGDQAQNLAVRVAVIQVLAFVLLAILGARLYHLQIVRGDHFSERAESQRVRLIPIPAPRGAIFDREGRILVDSRPTYNVVLSNVPLKRIDLNDRIDEYAEGLKLDRQYVVERLNLIRRQNEFESMVLKENVDMRDIAWVESHSLEFPELRVELRPQRFYPLGETLAHVLGYVGEISPKQLEDPKYQERGFRPGDIIGKGGLEQYYDEYLRGRPGYRKVLVDSRGRVQSELEVVQPQSGQDLVTSIDLDLQMAAEEQLAKSVTKRGTIIAMDPRNGEMLAMASAPSFDPNVFVRGASTPEGRKRIAEYWQEEERPLFNRAIQGRYPPGSTWKIPESAAALQQGVITVNNSNMACGGGITIGNKFTRCMGSHGSPPLSYAITKSCDGYYYRLALKMGIDGLIQMIEDYGFDKRSGIDLPNEKVPQTPKSWMSYVVKNEGKWSDIRTVYASIGQDTVVVTPISMLRAVAAIGMRGKEYIPHFMKEVRPIGAVGEPGTSTFMQERPGLKFQYPDPKVIPMSDEKWDVILKGMWAVVNGGGTASRIAIPGFDIAGKTGTAQVAELGKDVGKNKDHAWFVSYAPAYEPEIAVLALIENSGFGGSHAAPAVRGIYDAYVAKRPGGDVEKEVARR from the coding sequence ATGAAGATAGGAGATCAAGCACAGAACCTGGCCGTCCGTGTCGCCGTGATACAGGTATTGGCGTTCGTCCTGCTTGCTATACTCGGTGCGCGTCTTTATCACCTGCAGATCGTCCGCGGCGACCATTTCTCCGAACGTGCCGAAAGCCAGCGCGTCCGCCTGATACCGATTCCTGCGCCTCGCGGGGCGATCTTCGACCGCGAAGGCCGCATATTGGTCGATTCACGGCCGACATACAACGTGGTGCTTTCCAATGTGCCTCTAAAGCGGATCGACCTGAACGACCGGATAGACGAGTATGCCGAAGGGCTCAAGCTCGACCGTCAATACGTCGTCGAACGTCTCAATCTGATCCGACGGCAGAACGAATTCGAGTCGATGGTGCTCAAAGAGAACGTCGATATGCGCGACATCGCCTGGGTCGAATCGCACTCGCTTGAGTTTCCCGAGCTTCGGGTCGAACTGCGGCCGCAGCGCTTTTATCCGCTGGGCGAGACGCTTGCTCATGTGCTCGGCTACGTCGGCGAGATAAGCCCGAAACAGCTTGAGGATCCTAAATATCAGGAACGCGGCTTCCGCCCCGGAGACATCATCGGAAAAGGCGGGCTTGAACAGTATTACGACGAGTACCTGCGAGGGCGGCCGGGCTACCGCAAGGTGCTGGTCGACAGCCGCGGCCGCGTTCAAAGCGAACTTGAGGTCGTCCAGCCGCAATCGGGGCAGGATCTGGTGACGTCCATCGACCTCGATCTGCAGATGGCCGCCGAAGAGCAGCTCGCCAAATCGGTCACCAAACGAGGCACCATAATCGCGATGGACCCACGCAACGGCGAAATGCTGGCGATGGCATCGGCTCCGTCGTTCGATCCGAATGTCTTTGTTCGCGGTGCATCGACGCCCGAAGGGCGAAAGCGTATCGCAGAGTATTGGCAGGAAGAGGAGCGGCCGCTTTTCAACAGGGCCATACAGGGGCGCTATCCGCCGGGCTCGACATGGAAGATACCCGAATCCGCTGCGGCACTGCAGCAGGGCGTCATCACGGTAAACAATTCGAACATGGCGTGCGGCGGCGGCATCACGATCGGAAATAAATTCACACGCTGTATGGGCAGTCACGGCTCGCCGCCGCTTTCCTATGCGATCACGAAATCCTGCGACGGCTATTACTACCGCCTGGCTCTCAAGATGGGCATCGACGGCCTGATCCAGATGATCGAGGATTACGGTTTTGACAAGCGTTCGGGCATCGACCTTCCTAATGAAAAGGTGCCGCAGACGCCGAAATCGTGGATGTCTTACGTCGTAAAGAACGAAGGCAAATGGAGCGACATCCGCACTGTTTACGCCTCGATCGGCCAGGACACTGTCGTCGTCACGCCGATCTCGATGCTGCGTGCTGTCGCGGCGATCGGGATGCGCGGCAAAGAGTACATTCCGCATTTCATGAAAGAGGTCCGGCCCATCGGAGCCGTCGGCGAGCCCGGCACTTCTACGTTCATGCAGGAACGGCCCGGTCTCAAGTTTCAATATCCCGACCCGAAAGTGATCCCGATGTCGGACGAGAAATGGGACGTTATCCTAAAGGGAATGTGGGCCGTGGTGAACGGCGGCGGAACCGCATCGCGGATCGCCATACCGGGATTTGATATCGCCGGCAAAACAGGTACCGCTCAGGTCGCAGAGCTCGGAAAGGACGTAGGCAAGAACAAGGACCACGCCTGGTTCGTCAGCTACGCACCGGCGTATGAGCCGGAGATCGCAGTTCTCGCTCTGATCGAGAATTCCGGTTTCGGCGGCAGCCACGCCGCTCCCGCCGTTCGTGGCATCTATGACGCATATGTGGCCAAACGGCCCGGCGGCGATGTTGAAAAAGAGGTGGCACGCAGGTAG
- a CDS encoding rod shape-determining protein RodA, with product MAAILEKHSFRDLDWQTALLAVAISAFGVWQIYNAVPSEGYWSKQIAGIVIAMVAFVVVAFTDFRRIIEAAPVFYAIGLFLLFLVLTPLGVEVNGQKAWLRLPLIGQFQPSEFMKIPTVLMLAKYFGARKPKPLTLKETLVGAAILSGPVGLIMLEPDAGQAITYFPLLGAVLFLSAIKIRYVVLTIAAAAVFLPTAYIVGVNTGVIKLYQQQRIMAILDPESVDPRGFGYHTVQSMITVGKGGLTGIKGDAETSQSVLKFLPEPQTDFIFAVTAENTGFIGCVALLLAYALLFSRMIAGAREASDRAGMLVIMAIVSGMVFQIFINIGMTLGFLPVIGVPLPLMSAGLSALLTTFVAIGFVVSIRLRRFVN from the coding sequence ATGGCAGCCATTCTCGAAAAACATTCCTTTCGCGACCTCGACTGGCAGACGGCTCTGCTCGCCGTCGCGATCTCGGCATTCGGCGTTTGGCAGATCTACAACGCCGTTCCGAGCGAAGGCTATTGGTCAAAACAGATAGCGGGCATCGTGATCGCCATGGTCGCCTTTGTGGTGGTCGCGTTCACGGATTTTCGACGCATCATAGAGGCGGCACCGGTTTTCTATGCCATCGGGCTGTTTTTGCTTTTCCTAGTACTTACGCCGTTGGGCGTTGAGGTGAACGGGCAAAAGGCCTGGCTGCGGCTGCCGTTGATCGGGCAGTTTCAGCCGTCGGAGTTCATGAAGATCCCGACCGTTCTTATGCTCGCGAAATATTTCGGAGCCCGAAAGCCGAAACCGCTTACGCTGAAGGAAACGCTCGTCGGCGCTGCGATACTTTCAGGGCCGGTCGGCCTGATCATGCTCGAGCCGGACGCCGGCCAGGCAATAACGTATTTTCCGCTTCTCGGCGCCGTTCTTTTTTTGTCCGCGATAAAGATCCGCTATGTCGTATTGACCATCGCGGCGGCCGCAGTTTTCCTGCCGACGGCATATATCGTCGGCGTGAATACAGGCGTGATCAAGCTCTATCAGCAGCAGCGGATCATGGCGATCCTTGATCCCGAGAGCGTCGATCCGCGGGGTTTCGGTTATCATACGGTTCAGTCCATGATCACGGTCGGCAAAGGCGGCCTGACGGGCATCAAGGGCGATGCGGAAACGTCGCAAAGTGTTCTGAAATTTCTCCCCGAGCCGCAGACGGATTTCATCTTTGCCGTAACGGCAGAAAATACGGGTTTCATCGGCTGCGTGGCGCTGCTTTTGGCCTACGCATTGTTGTTCTCGAGGATGATCGCGGGTGCCCGTGAGGCTTCCGACCGTGCGGGAATGCTTGTTATAATGGCCATCGTCAGCGGAATGGTCTTCCAGATATTCATCAATATCGGGATGACGCTGGGTTTTCTGCCTGTTATCGGTGTTCCGCTGCCGCTGATGAGCGCGGGGCTGTCGGCATTGCTCACGACCTTCGTAGCGATAGGATTTGTAGTCAGCATTCGGTTGCGGCGATTTGTTAATTAG
- a CDS encoding PBP1A family penicillin-binding protein, which yields MAVEAERFPAVEAGSAQGIASWLTFWFSAIVLTVSAGGLTGVLASYYLNNSQYSVEVSALATYRPPQVTTIYADDGETVLAEFAIEKRIPIKIQDVPDRVIDALLAIEDYRYRDHIGIDPYRIVGAVVRNLTSDRVEGASTITQQLAKNLFLYKDKTYTRKVNEWAVALQIERFYTKDQILEMYMNYVFLGAGAYGFEAGSRTYFGKSVKDLNLEEAALLAAIPKSPEYSPTRNMEKARMRRDIVLDQMAKYYPEKYSQSDVNAAKAKPIQLASTAYYQAQPKSTAWDYPVEEIRRYLEMKYTTRVAQGGLKVYSTINVDAQKLATRVVRERLRQFDKGRKWRSDYQDILIDDEGNPVTDEATVSKMLENYKHPDWYGDEYKEGEYIKGLVMRASPNSDEVGVRFGRYKAIVRSGDMGRAGRSPRQELKPGFLAEFYIEKVDNENQTLEVRLEQTPEIQAAMVTMNAKTGEVVAMVGGYDFHTNKFNNATQGLRQTGSAYKPFIYAAAVEEGMTPDTVVSGAPIKRGGWQPTNYDGSPGHGNVPMKIALAKSYNIAAVHLLDQVGIQAGAQMVRRFGISNPMAPSLPSALGASEASLLEMVAAYSAFPNKGIRMMPHLIRKVYNRDGSLLEDNEGQSTKVMSEYVASTMAQMMRGVTSGGGTASGANAAGHPLAGKTGTVNAHTDVWFIGYTPEYVTGVWMGNPKRKEPLGRGMTGGGGALPYFNAFMSVFMKGKPMVKFPDPPPMPPEIKRAAELRKREELEKLEEADLSGRRSGIVFTPGTLIDPDAPLPGEPKPNDPRPDTTPRPSDDPPPDRPIVVRTPSVQSTPRPDPQPEKTPEGPRRQGKKGEG from the coding sequence ATGGCAGTAGAAGCAGAACGTTTTCCGGCGGTTGAGGCCGGCTCGGCACAGGGCATCGCCTCGTGGCTGACATTTTGGTTCTCGGCCATTGTTCTGACGGTCTCAGCGGGCGGCCTGACCGGCGTGCTCGCATCGTATTACCTGAACAATTCGCAATATTCCGTCGAGGTCTCTGCTCTTGCGACGTATCGTCCGCCGCAGGTGACGACCATCTATGCCGACGACGGCGAGACCGTACTTGCCGAATTCGCAATTGAAAAACGCATTCCGATAAAGATACAGGACGTGCCGGACCGCGTCATCGACGCACTGCTCGCTATCGAGGATTACCGCTATCGCGACCACATCGGTATTGACCCGTACCGTATCGTCGGTGCTGTCGTCAGGAACCTGACGTCCGACCGTGTCGAAGGTGCCTCTACCATCACGCAGCAGCTCGCCAAGAACCTTTTCCTGTATAAGGACAAGACCTATACGCGAAAGGTCAACGAATGGGCCGTTGCACTGCAGATCGAGAGGTTCTACACAAAGGACCAGATCCTTGAGATGTATATGAACTACGTTTTCCTCGGCGCCGGAGCCTATGGCTTTGAGGCGGGTTCGAGGACGTATTTCGGAAAATCCGTAAAGGACCTGAATCTGGAAGAAGCCGCACTGCTGGCAGCCATTCCGAAATCGCCCGAGTATTCGCCGACGAGAAATATGGAAAAGGCGAGGATGCGGCGCGACATCGTGCTCGACCAGATGGCGAAATATTACCCTGAAAAATATTCGCAATCTGACGTAAACGCTGCTAAAGCAAAGCCTATCCAGCTCGCCAGTACGGCCTATTATCAGGCACAGCCTAAATCGACTGCGTGGGATTATCCGGTTGAAGAGATACGCCGTTACCTTGAGATGAAATACACGACCCGCGTCGCTCAGGGCGGGCTGAAGGTCTATTCGACCATCAACGTCGACGCCCAAAAACTGGCGACGCGTGTCGTCCGCGAGCGGTTGCGTCAATTCGACAAGGGCCGAAAGTGGCGCTCCGACTATCAAGATATCCTGATCGACGATGAGGGAAACCCCGTAACCGACGAAGCGACCGTGTCGAAGATGCTTGAGAACTACAAGCACCCTGATTGGTACGGCGACGAATACAAAGAGGGCGAATATATCAAAGGCCTCGTAATGCGTGCCAGTCCGAACAGCGATGAGGTAGGTGTGCGTTTCGGACGTTACAAAGCGATCGTGCGGTCCGGCGACATGGGCCGTGCCGGCCGTTCACCGCGTCAGGAACTCAAGCCCGGTTTTCTTGCTGAATTCTACATCGAAAAGGTCGATAACGAGAACCAGACGCTCGAAGTGCGGCTCGAACAGACGCCCGAGATCCAGGCCGCAATGGTAACGATGAACGCCAAGACCGGCGAGGTCGTGGCGATGGTCGGCGGCTACGATTTTCACACGAATAAATTCAATAACGCCACCCAGGGACTTCGTCAGACCGGATCGGCGTACAAACCTTTCATTTATGCGGCCGCGGTCGAAGAGGGCATGACGCCCGATACGGTCGTCAGCGGCGCGCCGATAAAACGCGGCGGCTGGCAGCCGACGAATTATGACGGCAGCCCCGGCCACGGCAATGTGCCGATGAAGATCGCCTTGGCGAAATCGTACAACATCGCCGCGGTTCACCTGCTCGATCAGGTCGGTATTCAGGCGGGAGCTCAGATGGTCCGCCGTTTCGGCATCTCCAATCCGATGGCGCCGAGCCTGCCGAGTGCTCTCGGAGCCTCTGAGGCGTCGCTGCTGGAAATGGTCGCCGCCTATTCGGCTTTTCCGAATAAGGGTATACGAATGATGCCGCATCTGATCCGCAAGGTTTATAACCGCGACGGCAGCCTGCTCGAGGATAACGAGGGCCAGAGTACGAAGGTCATGAGCGAATACGTAGCATCGACGATGGCGCAGATGATGCGAGGGGTAACGAGCGGAGGAGGAACGGCGTCCGGTGCAAATGCGGCCGGGCATCCGCTTGCAGGAAAGACCGGAACGGTAAACGCCCACACCGATGTTTGGTTCATCGGCTATACACCTGAGTATGTGACCGGCGTTTGGATGGGTAATCCGAAACGGAAAGAACCTTTAGGACGCGGAATGACGGGCGGCGGCGGCGCACTTCCGTATTTCAATGCCTTCATGAGCGTTTTCATGAAAGGCAAGCCGATGGTGAAATTCCCCGATCCGCCGCCAATGCCGCCTGAGATAAAACGTGCTGCAGAACTGAGAAAACGCGAGGAGCTTGAGAAGCTCGAAGAAGCTGACCTGAGCGGCCGCCGTTCGGGTATAGTCTTTACGCCGGGAACACTGATCGATCCCGACGCTCCATTGCCGGGCGAGCCGAAACCGAACGATCCGCGTCCCGATACGACACCGCGTCCTTCGGACGATCCGCCGCCCGACAGGCCGATCGTGGTCAGGACTCCAAGCGTGCAATCAACGCCTAGGCCCGATCCGCAGCCTGAAAAAACGCCCGAAGGCCCGCGTCGGCAGGGAAAGAAAGGTGAGGGTTAG
- a CDS encoding esterase family protein, producing the protein MPLVAYGDAGYPLLMFPTAAADYLEYERFYLVDAIKEFIEAGKIRAYSINSVNRYSLLNKESHPGWKVEMLTRYDRYIMEEVLPLIRNECGADAKPLTTGASLGALLAANTYFKHSDNFRGTIAMSGSYDIYNYLESYYDDNVYFNNPSMYLKNLNDDYHLPRLRRADSIVIVTGQGAYEAPDRSREFSGLLHSKGIPHRLEIWGHDVNHDWVWWRRMLPYYLGEFTK; encoded by the coding sequence ATGCCGCTGGTGGCATACGGCGACGCGGGCTATCCGCTGCTGATGTTCCCTACTGCAGCGGCAGATTATTTGGAATACGAGCGTTTTTATTTGGTTGACGCGATAAAGGAATTTATCGAAGCGGGAAAGATACGCGCCTATTCCATCAATTCAGTGAACCGCTACAGTTTACTAAACAAGGAATCGCACCCCGGCTGGAAGGTCGAGATGCTGACGCGCTATGACCGATACATCATGGAAGAGGTACTGCCGCTCATACGCAATGAGTGCGGTGCCGACGCAAAGCCTTTGACAACGGGCGCGAGCCTGGGCGCACTGCTTGCGGCAAACACCTACTTCAAACACTCGGATAATTTCCGCGGTACGATCGCGATGAGCGGCAGCTACGACATCTACAATTATCTTGAGAGCTACTACGACGACAACGTCTATTTCAACAATCCGTCGATGTACCTGAAAAACCTAAATGATGATTATCACCTGCCGCGTTTGAGGCGTGCCGATTCGATAGTGATAGTAACAGGGCAAGGCGCGTACGAGGCACCGGACCGCAGCCGCGAATTCTCCGGGCTGCTTCATTCAAAAGGCATCCCGCACCGGCTAGAGATCTGGGGACACGACGTGAACCATGATTGGGTTTGGTGGCGCAGAATGCTGCCGTATTACCTTGGAGAATTTACGAAGTAA
- the lipB gene encoding lipoyl(octanoyl) transferase LipB — protein sequence MRERPLEVRRLGRVAYGDGLELQMELETRVIAERMRDYLLLLEHPHTFTLGRRAKTDGVLATADLLRAMGVEVFETNRGGRVTYHGIGQVVGYPIVNLSPDREDVHRYVRDLEEVLIHTMGDYGIEAFRIEGLTGVHTSEGKVAAIGVHIKRWVTTHGFALNVNTDLSYYNWIIACEGEPVTSMDRILGRSLEMSEVEDRLIENFCSVFGSVPVGTEMPSAVSI from the coding sequence ATGCGTGAAAGGCCGCTCGAAGTTCGCCGTCTCGGCCGTGTTGCCTATGGCGACGGCCTCGAACTGCAAATGGAGTTGGAAACGCGTGTGATCGCTGAACGCATGCGCGACTATCTGCTCCTGCTCGAGCATCCGCATACATTTACGCTCGGCCGCCGTGCCAAAACGGACGGTGTGCTCGCGACGGCGGATCTGCTGCGTGCGATGGGCGTTGAGGTTTTTGAAACGAACCGCGGCGGACGCGTTACATATCACGGCATCGGCCAGGTCGTCGGCTATCCGATCGTGAACCTATCGCCGGACCGAGAGGACGTCCATCGATACGTCCGCGATCTGGAAGAAGTGCTGATCCACACGATGGGCGACTACGGCATCGAGGCGTTTCGCATCGAAGGCCTGACGGGCGTTCATACATCGGAAGGAAAGGTGGCGGCGATCGGCGTCCATATAAAACGCTGGGTCACGACGCACGGTTTTGCGCTGAACGTGAATACCGACCTGAGCTATTACAACTGGATCATCGCGTGTGAGGGCGAACCCGTAACGTCGATGGATCGCATTCTGGGCCGCAGTTTGGAAATGAGCGAGGTGGAAGACCGCTTGATTGAGAATTTTTGCAGTGTTTTCGGAAGCGTTCCCGTCGGTACAGAGATGCCGTCGGCCGTTTCGATCTAG
- a CDS encoding redoxin domain-containing protein, with translation MRTFLLTAAVLFLLVPAFGQNESAPMQEKEINYKNWTYKNLRTGENAELRSMIAGKKAVMLVYYAPFCLNWRHDAPILQSLYDKYAPQGLEIIAIGLYDPAAAMRRNLDQLKITFPAVIESESRADRTSSQHYVYRRSVGDNRGWGTPWYVLFSPNEAEKTGDVLLKKANVINGEIVLEEIETFIRGKLGIKAAGQAVSATEKEIEPCDEGKKVPELRKPC, from the coding sequence ATGAGAACCTTTTTACTTACAGCCGCCGTTCTTTTCCTGCTTGTTCCCGCATTCGGCCAGAACGAATCTGCACCGATGCAGGAAAAAGAGATCAATTACAAGAACTGGACCTACAAGAATTTAAGGACAGGAGAAAACGCAGAACTGCGTTCGATGATCGCGGGCAAAAAGGCGGTGATGCTTGTTTACTATGCTCCTTTTTGCCTGAACTGGCGGCACGACGCTCCTATCTTGCAGAGCCTCTATGACAAGTATGCCCCGCAGGGCCTTGAGATAATCGCGATAGGACTTTACGATCCGGCCGCGGCGATGCGTAGAAATCTGGATCAACTGAAGATCACGTTCCCTGCCGTCATCGAATCAGAATCGCGTGCCGACCGCACGTCATCGCAGCATTATGTTTACCGCCGCTCCGTGGGCGACAACCGCGGCTGGGGCACGCCGTGGTATGTTCTTTTCTCGCCGAACGAGGCCGAGAAAACTGGCGATGTTCTGCTGAAAAAGGCGAACGTCATCAACGGCGAGATCGTCCTCGAAGAGATAGAAACCTTTATCCGCGGTAAGCTCGGGATCAAAGCGGCGGGACAGGCCGTTTCAGCGACGGAAAAAGAAATTGAACCCTGTGATGAAGGTAAAAAAGTGCCTGAACTGAGGAAGCCGTGCTAG
- a CDS encoding PepSY domain-containing protein produces MRNFIYKLHLILGALAAVPVLAWAASGFLYALPNTIEGGVIENIDASRVAVSPAAAMASANELAGRQLPTTALTLLMKDGRPQYQAVGGLGAESIFIDAETGAAAFSKPPSLKTRFFREAHFYFFAGKWQVTLLLIFSAIAALSALSGIYLNIAYWTRRLRRRGSEIQA; encoded by the coding sequence ATGAGAAATTTTATTTACAAACTTCATTTGATATTAGGTGCTTTGGCGGCAGTGCCCGTACTGGCGTGGGCGGCGAGCGGATTCCTATATGCACTGCCGAATACCATCGAAGGCGGCGTCATCGAAAATATCGACGCATCGCGGGTTGCCGTTTCGCCGGCGGCGGCGATGGCAAGTGCGAACGAGCTTGCCGGACGTCAGCTGCCGACGACGGCACTGACTCTGCTCATGAAGGACGGCAGGCCGCAATATCAGGCGGTCGGCGGGCTCGGTGCGGAGTCGATCTTTATCGATGCCGAAACAGGTGCCGCCGCATTTTCGAAACCGCCGTCGCTAAAGACACGTTTTTTCCGCGAGGCGCATTTCTACTTTTTTGCGGGAAAATGGCAGGTGACGCTGCTGCTGATCTTTTCGGCGATCGCGGCTTTATCGGCTCTTTCGGGCATTTATTTGAACATCGCCTACTGGACACGGCGGCTACGCCGCAGAGGCAGCGAAATTCAGGCATAA